One Candidatus Ornithobacterium hominis genomic region harbors:
- a CDS encoding acyl-CoA thioesterase: protein MKKQHKIEFQFLSEPTDVNYGGKVHGGAVMKWIDQVGYSCASTWAESYAVTVYVGGIRFYKPILIGDIVRLNAEIIYTGFSSMHIAIDVYSKKVTAQNFEKKTHCVIVFVAVDENGKSQKVPHWEPQTQEEKEKAEYALKLMNLRKNIENEMNPFLQDKENQ from the coding sequence ATGAAAAAACAGCATAAAATAGAATTTCAGTTTTTGAGCGAACCAACCGATGTCAACTACGGGGGGAAAGTTCATGGCGGCGCTGTAATGAAATGGATAGACCAAGTTGGCTATTCGTGTGCCAGTACGTGGGCAGAGTCTTATGCGGTGACCGTATATGTAGGTGGCATTCGATTTTATAAACCGATCTTGATTGGTGATATCGTTCGGCTCAATGCAGAAATCATTTATACGGGATTCTCAAGTATGCACATCGCCATTGATGTTTATTCAAAGAAAGTTACTGCTCAAAATTTTGAAAAGAAAACACACTGTGTCATTGTTTTCGTAGCTGTAGATGAAAATGGGAAATCACAAAAAGTTCCACACTGGGAACCTCAAACTCAAGAAGAAAAAGAAAAAGCTGAATATGCTCTAAAGCTCATGAATTTGCGCAAAAATATCGAAAACGAAATGAATCCGTTCCTACAAGATAAAGAAAATCAATAA
- the trkA gene encoding Trk system potassium transporter TrkA produces the protein MRIIIAGAGEVGFHIAKLLANESQDIVVIDTDKEKLQKIEGLLDVMTYRGDAASFQLMEEINIEEADIFIAVTQLQNTNLMASLIAKKLGAKKVVARVTNPEFLERKNTLNLQRAGIDMLISPEELAANEIANLIEESVFNEMHSFGSGALNLFGVFLERKSKFIDHSVRGIAQRFGDRINFIPIFIIRSNDGETKSIIPRGDTVYREGDHVYFIALEDARNSIYEYLGKKNEDLSDVMILGGGRIGKKTVQILRQHKHNIKIIERDFAKAEDLADQFDDVLIIHGDGRDTDLLEEEGISELDAFVAVTGRSETNIMACLMAKSKGVKKTIALVENTEYLHLGQDIGIDGFINKKLMAANSVFKHVRKGKVLDVMNIFDFPAEVLEFRVKENSKIANKTIQEVNFPREAIIGGIIRKFQGIIPQKDFVILPHDRVVIFSRLEAIKKVEYLFS, from the coding sequence ATGAGAATAATCATTGCCGGTGCTGGTGAAGTTGGGTTTCACATTGCTAAATTATTAGCCAATGAGTCTCAAGATATTGTAGTTATAGATACAGATAAAGAAAAACTGCAAAAAATCGAAGGATTACTTGACGTTATGACTTATCGTGGAGATGCCGCTTCTTTTCAGCTGATGGAAGAAATAAATATAGAAGAAGCTGATATCTTTATCGCTGTAACACAACTGCAAAATACTAATTTAATGGCATCGCTTATCGCCAAAAAGTTGGGGGCAAAAAAGGTTGTCGCTCGTGTAACTAATCCTGAATTTTTGGAGCGAAAAAATACGTTAAACCTACAGCGAGCGGGTATAGATATGCTCATTTCGCCTGAAGAGTTAGCGGCCAATGAGATTGCTAATTTAATTGAGGAATCTGTCTTCAATGAGATGCATTCTTTTGGTAGTGGTGCATTGAATTTATTTGGCGTTTTTTTAGAAAGAAAATCTAAGTTCATAGACCATAGTGTGAGGGGTATTGCCCAGCGATTTGGAGATAGGATTAACTTTATTCCCATTTTTATCATTCGTTCTAATGATGGTGAAACAAAAAGTATTATCCCGCGGGGAGACACTGTTTACAGAGAAGGCGACCATGTTTACTTTATAGCCCTAGAAGACGCCCGCAATAGTATTTATGAATATCTGGGGAAAAAAAATGAAGATCTTTCAGACGTTATGATTTTGGGCGGTGGGCGAATAGGGAAAAAAACAGTCCAAATTCTACGCCAGCACAAGCATAATATCAAAATCATCGAACGAGATTTTGCTAAAGCTGAAGATTTAGCGGATCAGTTTGACGATGTGCTAATCATTCACGGTGATGGGCGAGATACAGACCTTCTAGAAGAAGAAGGCATTTCTGAACTGGATGCCTTTGTGGCCGTTACGGGAAGGTCAGAAACCAATATCATGGCTTGTCTGATGGCAAAATCTAAAGGTGTAAAAAAAACCATCGCTTTGGTAGAAAACACCGAGTATCTACATTTGGGGCAAGATATTGGCATTGATGGATTTATCAATAAAAAACTAATGGCCGCCAATTCGGTATTTAAACATGTAAGAAAAGGAAAAGTACTGGATGTGATGAATATTTTTGATTTCCCCGCCGAAGTTTTAGAGTTTCGCGTAAAAGAAAATTCAAAAATTGCTAACAAAACTATACAGGAGGTAAACTTCCCAAGAGAAGCAATTATTGGAGGCATTATTAGAAAATTTCAAGGGATTATTCCTCAAAAAGACTTTGTCATCCTTCCGCACGACCGTGTGGTGATCTTCTCAAGATTAGAAGCCATCAAAAAAGTTGAATATCTCTTTTCTTAG
- a CDS encoding TrkH family potassium uptake protein — translation MLGILLIVNALFMLSCVPVNLYYNEASFKGMLSAALITGLLGCATFFTFKNAKKDIGKREGYLIVSLGWVTMALFGTLPYLLSAEFLSTQVLEINTINLTNAFFEVMSGYSTTGASTLNDIEIMPKGLLLWRSMTHWLGGMGIIVLTLAILPLLGIGGMQLFIAEAPGITADKIHPRITDTAKRLWLLYVILTCLQIVLLFAAGMNLFDAVNHSFSTIASGGFSTKNASIAYWNHLPLIQYIICVFMFFSGMNFILIYFLFKRKFKKIFSDAEFLHYSGIVIILTIISTLIVHYYTDLELTSVVHPGVNIDEYGNKIFGWEPSFRHSLFTILSIITTTGFVSADFTQWAPFLTAVYFTLMFVGGSAGSTSGGVKIIRHIILIKNSWYEFKRLVHPHAIIPVRLGGKTLDKKVIFHVMAFFIAYIVIFMAATIILTFIDFTDENISNEFFSSMGVAASTLGNVGPGLGKYSPVNNFSEMSAIGKWFCSFLMLIGRLEIFTILILFTPFFWKK, via the coding sequence ATGCTAGGCATTCTCTTGATTGTCAATGCTCTTTTTATGCTAAGCTGCGTTCCAGTCAATTTGTACTATAATGAGGCTAGCTTCAAAGGGATGCTTTCTGCGGCATTGATTACGGGTTTGCTTGGCTGTGCTACATTTTTTACTTTTAAAAATGCTAAAAAAGATATCGGAAAGAGAGAAGGTTACTTGATTGTAAGTTTAGGTTGGGTAACGATGGCTTTATTTGGCACGCTACCTTACTTATTGAGTGCTGAGTTTTTATCTACCCAAGTTTTAGAAATTAACACGATCAACTTGACCAATGCTTTTTTTGAGGTAATGTCAGGCTATTCCACGACTGGTGCCAGTACTTTGAATGATATTGAAATCATGCCCAAGGGTCTTTTGCTATGGCGAAGCATGACACATTGGCTCGGTGGAATGGGAATCATCGTTCTCACCTTGGCAATTTTACCCCTACTTGGCATCGGTGGAATGCAGCTTTTTATCGCTGAAGCACCTGGAATAACGGCCGATAAAATTCACCCTCGCATTACCGATACAGCTAAGCGTTTGTGGTTACTATATGTTATCTTAACCTGCCTACAGATTGTTTTGCTTTTTGCTGCAGGCATGAATCTTTTTGATGCAGTCAACCATTCTTTTTCCACGATTGCATCGGGAGGTTTCTCTACTAAAAATGCTAGTATCGCTTATTGGAATCACCTTCCACTTATTCAATATATCATCTGTGTATTCATGTTTTTTTCAGGCATGAATTTCATTTTAATTTATTTCCTCTTTAAAAGAAAATTCAAAAAAATATTCAGTGACGCTGAATTTTTACACTATAGCGGCATTGTCATAATACTCACTATTATTTCAACTTTAATTGTTCATTATTACACCGATTTAGAATTAACTTCTGTTGTTCATCCTGGAGTCAATATCGATGAGTACGGGAACAAAATTTTTGGCTGGGAACCCTCTTTTCGTCACTCTTTATTCACCATATTATCCATCATTACCACCACAGGATTTGTCTCAGCAGATTTCACACAGTGGGCGCCTTTCCTCACGGCAGTTTACTTTACACTAATGTTTGTTGGGGGATCAGCTGGTTCCACTTCAGGAGGCGTAAAAATTATCCGCCACATTATTCTTATCAAAAATAGTTGGTATGAATTTAAACGCTTAGTTCATCCCCATGCCATAATCCCAGTTCGGTTGGGCGGGAAAACTCTAGATAAGAAAGTCATTTTCCATGTCATGGCTTTTTTCATTGCCTATATTGTCATTTTTATGGCAGCTACAATTATTTTAACCTTTATTGATTTTACCGACGAAAATATTTCAAATGAATTTTTCTCATCAATGGGAGTTGCGGCCAGCACGCTTGGTAATGTGGGCCCAGGGCTGGGGAAGTATAGCCCTGTTAACAATTTTTCTGAAATGTCTGCCATCGGCAAGTGGTTTTGCAGTTTTTTAATGCTCATTGGGCGATTAGAAATTTTCACTATATTGATTTTATTTACACCTTTTTTCTGGAAAAAATAA